A segment of the Desulfurococcus mucosus DSM 2162 genome:
GACGATGTTGGAGTAACGGGTTCACTCCTGCCAGGCATACACAACCCTCTCTTCAGCGACATAGATCTCGTTGTATACGGATGGAGGAAAGGATTAGACGTGGTTGAGGCAATCTCTGAAAACAGAGATGTCTTCAAGCCGTTCACCGGAAGCAGACTACTCGAATGGTCCAAGAGGATCTCCGAGAGAACCGGCTTGACACGTAGACAGGTTGAGCTACTCTATAGGAATTGGAGACGCGGGGTCTTCAATGGAAGAGAGTACTCGGTCACGTACAGCGGCAACATACATGGATCTCTCTCCGTTCTACAGGGTTTCAGAACTATTGGCGTAACCGAGATTACGGCTGAGCTCTCCGGCGGTGTCGATGCATTGGATTATCCTTCTAAGAGCCGCATAGAGAGGTACAGGGTCATCGGGGGCTCCAACACCCCGTTCGATATAGTGTATGTCGAGAGCTTCGAGTCCCTGTACACTCCGCTACTCTACGAGGGTGGGAAAGCATTCATCAGGGGGCTCCTTCAATGCAGCCAGGGTCTCTGCAAGATACTGGTGGGCGGCGTCGAGGAAAAAGGATTCATCGCCCCTGGTGACACGGCTTGAGCAGCAGGCTCAGACTACTAGCAGTTTACGACTTGGAGGCCTCTAAAACCCTCTCAAGGATCCTCTGCGTAATTGCGCGAACACTAGGGGTTGATGCAGTGATCCTCCTGGGTGACACAGTCTCCCCTGTGATCATTGATTGGCTGGTGGAGAGATGCGTGATCCCAACATACGGTGTCCTGGGAAGGCTTGACGACGCATCTGTTTCACAGAGCTTGAGGAGGCATAACGGCCTACTCGAAGGAAGACTCGTCAACCTGAAGGGATACGTGTTAACCGGTATAGGGGTCTCACCAAGCCCGCTTGGAGAAAGCAGGGTTGATGTTCTTGCAACCTATAGGCCGGGCCCCGGTGTGAGGTGCTGTAGTGTAAGCAGCGATATTGTTGGAGAGGCTGTTGAATCACTGAAGCCGAGGCTTATCCTGGCGGGGGCCTGTGTAGAGCCCTGTGTGGAGGGTAATCTCATCTCCCCGGGCAGCGCCTTGAAAAACCACTTCATGTATGTAGCTATAGAAGGGGATTCCTACATCGTGAAGAAAGGGGTCTTCTGGGAGGTGCTCAGGGAACTCGGGGCTGATTAAATTTAAATATATAAGTAGCTGTAACTCCCCACGGTGATTACCGATGGTTAAAGCCCTGTTCACGCCTCGAAGCATAGCGGTGATCGGGGCTAGTCGCACGCCCGGCAAGATAGGGTACGTGGTGCTTAGGAACATTAAGGGATACGGGTTCCCAGGCAAAGTATATCCTGTCAACCCACAGGCGGATGAAATACTGGGGTATAAGGCTTACCCCTCAATACTGGATGTACCGGACGAGGTCGATGTAGCCATAGTGACTGTTCCAGCCGATGCAGTA
Coding sequences within it:
- a CDS encoding metallophosphoesterase family protein, yielding MSSRLRLLAVYDLEASKTLSRILCVIARTLGVDAVILLGDTVSPVIIDWLVERCVIPTYGVLGRLDDASVSQSLRRHNGLLEGRLVNLKGYVLTGIGVSPSPLGESRVDVLATYRPGPGVRCCSVSSDIVGEAVESLKPRLILAGACVEPCVEGNLISPGSALKNHFMYVAIEGDSYIVKKGVFWEVLRELGAD